The window CATTGGCGGAGGATCCCATCATCGCTGATCGCCGGACAGCGTGCCTCCGCGCAGGGTGCTCGCTGCCAAGCCTAGTTGTCAGCAGACAATGGTGATTCTTAAGAGGGTTCCGGGAAATCCCTGGAATGCCGGGCAGATGGCCGCTCAGGAGGGGGCGGGCAGGCTCTCTTTGTGCGTCACGCCCACGCCTCGTGGTGAAGCGGGCTCCTCGGGCTGCGAGGACAGCGGCGGTGGAGCGGGCAGGGCGTGGAGTTCTCGGTAGACCCGGCGACCGAGCAGTCCTCCGAGCACCAGCGACAGCAGCAGGCCCACGCCGGAGACGATCGTCATCACCGTGCGCCCCTGGGCCAGCCCACTGCCGAACTGCACCATGAGGAAGGTACCGGGCAGGGTGCCCAGCATCATCCCCCCCACCGAGGGCCAGAAGCGCGCGCCCGAGGCGGCCGCCGTGGCGAACATGATGTCGGTGGGCAGCAGCGGGTTGATGCAGCAGAGGAAGGCGAACTGGAAGTCGTGCTTGCTGGCCAGGTGCGTGAGGGCCTGGTAGTGCTCGCCGGCCAGACGCTTGAGCGGCCGCGCGCCCAACTTGCGAGCCAGGGCGAAGATGGCGGCGCCGGACAGGAAGCTGCCCACCAG is drawn from Hyalangium ruber and contains these coding sequences:
- a CDS encoding TVP38/TMEM64 family protein, translated to MAKAGRVKSWLRVLAPIATSICGLALLRLLGPDFVDQETLSGWLAPMGKAAPLAYILALAIRPFTLLPGTLFAAVGGMAFGTLAGTLYALVGSFLSGAAIFALARKLGARPLKRLAGEHYQALTHLASKHDFQFAFLCCINPLLPTDIMFATAAASGARFWPSVGGMMLGTLPGTFLMVQFGSGLAQGRTVMTIVSGVGLLLSLVLGGLLGRRVYRELHALPAPPPLSSQPEEPASPRGVGVTHKESLPAPS